Genomic DNA from Myxococcota bacterium:
CGCAGCACCCCGAGATAGCCGTACGACACACAAGCCCGGTCGAGCACGCCGCGCTCGCGCAAGAGCCGGTGGAAGCGCGGCAGCTTGTAGTGCGGGACGGTCATCATCAGGTGGTGCTCGAGGTGGTAGTTCACGCGGTTGGGCGCGATCAAGAGCCGCTCCCACCAGCGCGCGACCGTGGTGCGCGTGTTGTTCAGCGCGTCGTTCGCGTCGGGCGTGAGCGCGTGCTCGGCGATCGAGCGGATGCGAGTCACGAGCCGGTAGGTGGTGAGCCACGCGGCTGGCCACAGCAGATAGAGTGCCGGGTGACCTGCGGCCCACAGGACCGCGAGTAACACGAGGTTCGTCGCGACCACCGGCGCGAGCTTGCGCCAGCCCACGTCGGGCCGCTCGCCGCGGCTCATGCCCTGGTCGCGCTGGTTGCCTCTGCCCCAGCCCAGGTCGCGCATGAACACGGCCTTGGCCTGCTTCAGGCCCGTCTGGCCGCTGAGGTCGCGAATCACTTTGCGGCGGAAGCTGTCGCGCGTGATCGGGAAGGGAGTCACGAGCCCCAGGTCGGGATCCTCGGCGGTGCCGGTCTTCGCGTGATGCACCAAATGGTAGCGGCGGTAGGGCTCGACCTCGGCCCAGATCGGGTAGGCGCACAGCCAGTTGCCGGCCCAGTCATTGAGCCAGCGCGTGCCGAACAGCGAGCGGTGCGCGGCTTCGTGCATCAGGATCGCGAAGCCGAGCTGGCGCGCGCCGATCAGGCACAGCGCGAGCACGATCGTGAGGGGGTTGGGCGCCCAGGCCACGAGCGCCATCGCGCCGAACACCACGGCCCAGTCGAAGGCGATCGACAGCCAGCCGTGCAGGTCGTCGACCTGGAGCAGCTCGCGGCGCTCCTCGATCGACAGCGCGTCGCGCCAGTTCCAGGCCTCCCAGGTCTCCGGGCTCGTGCTCACCTAGTGACTCCCCAGCGCGGCGGCGCGCGCTTCGTCGGAAAGACCCGCGAGGTTCGCGGGCGAGGTGCGGTGCGGCGCGTCGTGCGCCTTCATGAACTCGCGCCAGCAGGCGCGGCCCACGCGGTCGTACTCGCGCATGGCGGCGACCAGCGCCCGGCGCTCGCGCTCGGGCGCGATCGCCTCGGGCAGGCAGGGGTCGAGCGCGATCTCGCGGATCGCGCGCCCGCCCACCAGGAAGGTCTCGACCATGGCCTCGGCCGGAGTGAGTCGCTCGAGCTTCGCGGCGCTGCGCTCGAGCGCCTCGCGCGCCTGGCGCTGCGCGGCGACCAGCGCCTCGGCGTCCCACAGCGCGCGCGCCCGGGCCTCGGTCCTGGGGTCGAGCTCGGACAGGCGCAACACCGAGGCGTGTCGGTCCAGGCCCAGCTCGAGCAGCGCCTCGCGCGCCGCCGTCACGCCGCCGCGCAGGTTGTCGGGCCGGACCCAGAGCCCGGGCGCGAGCCGCGCGAAGCCGAGGAAGGCGAGGGCGCGCGCGTCGCCGCGGCGTGCGGCCCGTCCACCGCGCGCGCCGTGCGTCAGCACGCCCAGCCAGCCGCCTTCCCAGCGCAACGCGCGCTGGTCCGCGGCGAACCAGCCGCCGACGCGTTTCGAGACCGGCTGCGCGCTCGCCGCGAGGCGGTAACGCCCCGGCCCGTCGCGTTCGACGAGGCCTCGGGCCACCAGCCGCAACAGCGCCACGCGCAAGCCGTTCTCGGCGAGCCCGAACAGCGCGGCGGCCTCGACCAGCGCGCGCACGGGGAGGGATCGGCCGCGCGTCGACTGCAAAAGGTCGAGGACCACGCTCTTGGGGCTCGGGCTCACGTGCTCGATATTACAGATATCGTACGTATGCGTCAAATTCTGTAACGATCCGCTTTTCGATACGATGCGCGCATGCGCTTCGGGATCTTCTACGAGCTGTCGGTGCCGCGCCCGTTCGCGCCCGGGGTCGAGCGGTCGGTGTACGAGAACGCGCTCGAGCAGGTGCGGCTCGCCGACGAGCTCGGCTTCGACTTCGTGTGGGCGGTCGAGCACCACTTCCTCGAGGAGTACTCGCACTGCTCGGCGCCCGAGCTGTTCCTCACCGCGTGCGCCATGCAGACCCGGCGCATCCGCGTGGGTCACGGCGCGGTGGTGTGTGTGCCGAAGATGAATCACCCGGTGCGCATCGCGGAGCGCGCCGCCGTGCTCGACATCCTCTCCGGCGGGAGACTCGAGCTCGGCACGGCGCGCTCGTCCACCTGGTCGGAGCTCGCGGGCTTCGAGATCGACCCCGACACCACCAAGCAGACCTGGGACGAGACCATCCGGGCGCTGCCGCGCATGTGGACCGAGGAGCGCTTCTCGTGGCGGGGCATGTCGTTCTCGGTGCCCGAGCGCGCGATCCTGCCCAAGCCCGTGCAGCAGCCGCATCCGCCGCTGTGGGTCACGGTGACTTCGCCCGGCACGGAGCTCGACGCGGCCGAGCGCGGCATCGGGTGTCTCGGGGTGGCCGCGGCGAGCTTCAAGGAGCAGGAGCGGCGCACGAGCGAGTACCGGCGCCGGATCGCGTCGTGCACGCCGATCGGCGCGGTGAACTCACAGGTCGCGACCTTGAACTTCCTGTATTGCCACGAGGACCCGGCCGAGGCCGCGCGCACCGGGCTCGGCATGCTGGGCCTGTTCACCCAAGCCAACACGCAGCTCCTGTTCACGCGCGAGGCCTACCCGACGCGCGCCTACGGGTCACTCGCCAACCTGGCCCCGTCACCTGCCCGGCGCGAAGGCAGCCCCGGTGACTCGAGCGGGATCCCCGAGGGCATGGCCATCGGCGATCCCGACCGGATCGTGCGCGCGATCAAGGAGTGGGAGTCGATCGGCGTCGACGGGGTGAACTTCCTGCTGAACGCCATGGAAGCGATTCCCCAGGAGAAGGTGCTCGCGAGCTTGCGCCTGTTCGCGCGCGAGGTGATGCCGGTGTTCCGCAGGAACGGAGCGCGCTGATGCTCGAGGGCAGGGCCGACGTCGCCGCGCTCGCTCGCCGCGCGCCGCGCCTGGGCGGCTTCGAGACCGAGGCCGTCGTGCTGCCCGGCGTGGAGCTCTTGCAGGTCACCTACGAGCTGGGCGGGCGGCCGCCGGAGTCACTCTTCCCGCCCGCGCTCGCGCCCACGCTTCCGGTTCTGGCCGTGCTGGCCGTGCTGCGCGCCCCGGACGGTCCGCTCGGCCCCTTCGCGCTCGCCGAGCTCCGGCTGAGCTGTCGCTCCGGTGTGCGGCCGCGCCAGCTCCTGGCGGGCGCTTTCGTCGACGGCGAGCCCGCGCGCGCGGCGCTGAACGACCGCTTCGCCTTCGGCGCGCGGCCCGCGCGCATCCGGCTCGAGCGCTTCTACGACCGGGTCGACAGCCGGGTCGAAGCGGAGGGTCAGGTGAGGCTCGAGACGCGTGCGCTCGGACCGCTGCCGCTCGCGCCGGGCGACCTGCAGTTCTTCTCGTCCATGCACCCGGCCGAGACACCCAAGGGCTTCCGGCTGGTGCAGATCGACGCCGACGTGCACGTGACCCGCGCCGAGCGCGCCGCGCCCGAGGTGAGTCACTTCGACGCCGACGCCTTCGGCGTGCCGGGCGCCGCGCTCGCCTGGCCGGTGGCTGCGTTCGTGGCGCTGTGCGACGTGACCCTGCCGCGGGTGCGCTTCGTGTGCCGGCCCGACGTCCACGCCTTCACGGGCACCGAGCGGGTCGGCTAGCCGAGCGCGGCTCCGCGGCGATCCACGCCCGCGCCTTGCGCACCAGCCGCGCCAGGCTCTCGTGCGCCAGCTCCGGGTGGTCGACCTCGGCCGGGAACCAGCGCAGCGCGTTCGACTCACTCGACGCGCGCGGCTCTTCGCCCGGCGCGGCGAGCAAGAGGTAGCGCACGTCGTGGTGCAGGTGCGCAGGCTCGCCGCCGCGCGCCGGGAAGACGTGCACGTCGACGTCGAACGGCACGGGTCCGAGTGAGTCGCGCTGTGCGAACTCGAGCTTCGCCAGCCCCGACTCCTCTCGCGCCTCGCGCAGCGCGACCGCCGGGGTGTCCGGGTCGCCATCGGAGTGACCGCCGCACTGCAGCCAGCGCCCGAGCTTGGCGTGGTGTGCCAGCAGGAACGCGCGCCGGTCGGGCGAGACGATCCACGCCGAGCCAGTCACGTGGCCCGGTACGCACGTTCGCTCGAAGCAGTCCGGATTGGCGCGCACGAACTGGATCACGTGGTCGACGGCGATGCGCTCTTCGGGATGACGCCCGAGATAGCGAGCGAGCTGGTCGAGCAGCGGCGCGCGCGGGTCGGTCACGAGCCGAACTCTACGCGACCGCGGCCGCGTGCACGCGGAGAATTCCGATACGATGCCCCCAGGGCACCAGGGGAGGACCGGGGCATGAGCCTTCGAATCTATTTGCAGAACACCTCGCCGGGCAAGGCCAAGGAAGCCAACTGGCTGCCGGCGCCCAAAGGAGACCAGCTAGGAGGAAGCGATGCGCGGTGACCCGGCGGTGATCGAGGCTCTGAACGGAATCCTGACCGCAGAGCTCACCGGCATCAACCAGTACTACGTCCACGCGAAGATGTGCCAGAACTGGGGCTACCAGCGCCTGTGGAAGCACAACTACGACGAGGCGATCGACGAGATGAAGCACGCCGACAAGGTCATCGAGCGCATCCTGTTCCTCGATGGCGTGCCCAACATGCAGCGCTACATGCCCGTGCGCGTGGGTGAGACGGTGGTCGAGCAGTTCAAGCTCGACCTCCAGATGGAGCTCGACGCCGTGAAGCGGTACAACGACGCGATCGCGCTCGCGGGTCAGAAGGGCGACGCCGGCACGCGCGAGATACTCGAGCATCTCTTGAAGGGCGAGGAGGAGTCGGTCGACTGGCACGAGGCGCAGCTCGGCATGATCGAGACGATCAGCGCCGAGCGCTATCTCGCGGAGCAGATGAAGGACTAGTCTGCCGGCGGACCCTTGGCCTTGTACACGAGCCGCCCGCGCGCGCCGCGGGCGCCGCGCGCGCCACGGTCGTAGCGCAGGTCGAGCTGGAGGCTCAGCGTCGCGCCTTTCTTGCCCAGGGTGACGCTGCCCTTCGAAGTCACCTGGTCCGGATAGAACGTGAGCGTCGGCGAGGGCGGGTCGGCCTGGTCGGCCGCCACGAGCTCCGCCCCGGCCTCCGCGAACACCGGCTCGAGCGCGCTCATCGCCGCGATGTCGAGCTCGAGCCCGAGCCTCGTGCCGCTCTGGTTGCGCTTCACGATGCTCCCGGTGAGCCCCGCCTCGGCCTCGCAATCGGCGGGCGCGCACAGCTCGAAGCGGTCGTTGTCGAACAGGATCAAGAGCTCGGAGTCAGTGGTGGTCTCGTGCGAGAAGCCGCGCAACCGGGCGTCGCGCTTCACGCTCACCTGGTAGAGCGCGATCGGCTCGCCGAGCTCGGTGTCCTGCGCCTCGGCGTTGTCGCCCACGCCGTCCTCGTCGTCGTCGGTCTGTTCGAGCGGATCGATCGGGAACGCGTCCGTGTCGTCGCAGACCGAGTCACCGTCGAGATCGGACGTGCCGCTGGGGTCGTTCGGGCAGCCGTCTTCCTTGTCACCCACGCCGTCGCCGTCGCTGTCGACTTGCTCGTTCGGGTCGTCGGGGAATGCATCCTCGTTGTCGCCGACCTTGTCGCCGTCGCTGTCGAGCCACTCGTCGAGCTTGGTCGGGAAGGCATCGTTCGGGTCCGGGATGCCGTCGTGGTCCCAGTCCCGGCCCGCGGCCGCGTGCTCGAACGGGAAGAAGTCGCGCGAGTCGGGTGAATGGTCGCGGTCCAGATCGCCCGTCCCGGGGAAGAGCTCGCTGACCGTGGCATCCGCGCCGTCGCCGCGCACGATCCACTCGCGGCCCTGGCGCTCGGCCGTGCGGATCGGGCCGGTCGAGACCAGGGCGCCCTTTGCAAGTCCCAGGTCCTCGCTCGTCAGCCCGCAGCCGTTCGTTCCGGAGGCCCCGCCCAGCGTCACGACCGCATCTCCCAGCGCGAAGAGCTGACCCTGGGCAAGCTGCGGGATCTGAGTGATCTCGAACGGGTCGGTCGAGAGCTCGAGCCCGTCCGGCGCGATCAGGCGCCCGCCCGAGGCCAGGCTGAGCGGCTGCGCGGCGCGCGGCGCGTTCGGGTCGGGCGCGTTGGGATCCAGGGGGTCGAAGACGCCGAGCGCGTTCGGGTCCGAGCTGGCGGCTTCGCCGAGCGTGCCGTCCGTGTCGACCGGCTGGGCGAAGGCGCCCAGGAGGTGCCCCTGGTTGCGCACCGAGAACAGCGTGCGAGTCACTGCATCGAAGGCCATGTCGTCCCAGCTCGGGATGTCGACCGGGGGCGGCGCGTTGGGGTCGTTCGGATCGTTCGGCTCCTCGGGCGCGATGAAGTCACCCACGTCGGCCTCGGAGACGACCTCGCCCGCCGCGTTCAGCACGAGATAGTGATTGTGGTCGACGCAGACGACCACCTGCTGGTCGGTGGTGGTCATGCCGCACAATGAGCTGGCGTCGGAGAGCGCCTCCTCGGCGAATGGAAGCTCGTCGGCGTCGTCCATCAACGAGCGCAGGCTGAGCGAGGGCGGGTCCGCGCGCGCGATCACGAGCGCGTTCAGCGGCGGCAGAAAGGCCAGCTCGTCCGCGCTGTCCGCGAGGCTGAGCGGCGGCCGCGCGCTGCCGGCGAGCAGCGAGAAGCGCAGGATCTGCGCATCCTGCAACACGTGCAGCACGCCCGCGGGGCTCACGATCTCTGGATCGCTCGACACGGAGCAGGTCGGCGCGGTCGGCTCCGTCTGCTGGGCGCGCGCGAGCGCAGCGATGCCCAACGCGAGGCAGCCCAATAGAACCGCAGCGGGTCTCACCCGCCGATTCTACCCGAAGCGAGTCATTCCGAAGTTGCCGCCGAGATACGCACTGCCGGAGACTCCTCCTGCGCCGCGAGCCTGCGCGCGGCGGCGAGACGGCGCTCGAGCTCCGGCAGCTCGGCGGCGGCCCACTTCGCGGTCTCCGAGCGGAAGCTCGTCTTCTCCTCGCGGAAGTCCGCCACGGCCGCCGCGTCGGCTTCGATCGCCGCCAGGAGGTAAGCCTGGTCGAACTCCGGGCCGCGCGCCGCCGCGACTCGGATGTACTCCTCCTGATGGGGCTCGGACAGGTCGGACGGCAGCTCGAGGTCGTCGGCGCGCGCCGCACGAGTGAGCGCCTTGCGCGCGTCGGTCCAATCTTCGAGCACGTGGCGCGCATGGTCGTAGATCTCGCGCCGGACACAGTGACTCAGGGCGACGTCCGCGAGCCGCGCCTGGAGCATCCCCGCGCTGCCCGCGCGGTCCAGAAACGACTGCTCCCGCTCCTGCGGCGTCGTGGGCCGCTGACAGCCGACGAAGGCGAGCACGCCGAGGAGTACGGTCAGCCACCACGACATGGCTCGCGTGCAGAGCAAGGCGCGTACCGTGCTGCGTCGCGAAACACCGCCCGGGTCTCGCCGGGGCGCGCAAATTTGTAGAATGGCCGGCCATGGTCGAGAAGCGAGTCGATCCCGAGCTCTGCGTGCGACTCGCGCGCGAGTACGGCACGCCGTACTTCCTGTACGACGCCGGAGTGATTCGCGCCCAGCTGGCGAGGCTGCGGGCCTTCGACGTGGTGCGCTTCGCGCAGAAGGCGCTCTCCAACCTGCACGTGCTGCGGCTCATGCGGGCCGAAGGGGCGTTGGTCGACGCCGTCTCGGCCGGCGAGCTCGAGCGCGCCCTGCGCGCCGGCTACACGGGCGCGGGCGAGCCCGCCGGCGTCGTGTTCACGGCCGACGTGATCGACCCCGAGACCCTGGACCGGGTGATCGCGCTCGACGTGCCCGTGAACGCCGGCTCGGCCGACATGCTCGAGCAGGTGGGCGCGCGCCGGCCCGGCCACCGCGTCTGGCTGCGCGTGAACCCCGGCTTCGGCCACGGACACAGCCGCAAGACCAACACCGGCGGGCCGTGGAGCAAGCACGGCATCTGGCACGAGCACCTGGGCGAGGCGCTGCGCTCGATCGAGAAGCACCGCCTCGATCTCGTGGGCCTGCACATGCACATCGGGTCGGGAGCCGACTTCGCGCACCTGCGGCGGGTGTGCGACGCCATGGTGAGTCAGGTGCGCGCGCTCGGCCTCGATTTGCGCGCGATCTCGGGCGGTGGCGGGCTGCCGATCCCGTACCGGCGCGGCGAGCCCGAGTTCGACACGGCCGCGCTCCACTCACTGTGGGACGCGGCGCGGCGCGAGATCGAAGCCGCGCTCGGCCATCGCGTGTCGCTCGAGATCGAGCCCGGCCGCTTCCTGGTCGCGCAGAGCGGCGTGCTGGTCTCGACCGTGCGCGCCGTGAAGCGCATGGACGCCACGCGCTTCCTGCTGGTCGACGCCGGCTTCAACGACCTGATGCGGCCCGCCATGTACGGCAGCTACCACGAGATCTCGGTGCTGCGTGCGCGCGGCGAGGCGGCGAGCGGCGCGACCGAGCCCACGGTGGTCGCGGGGCCGTTGTGTGAGTCCGGCGACGTCTTCACCCAGGAGGAGGGCGGCGTGGTCGTGACTCGCGAGCTGCCTTCGGCCGTGGTCGGCGACCTGGTGGTGCTGCACGACGCCGGCGCCTACGCGGCCTCGCAGGCCAGCAACTACAACTCGCGCCCGCACCTGCCGGAGCTCCTGCTCGACGGCGGCCACGTGCGCGAGATCCGCCGCCGCCAGACGATCGACGACCTCTTGGACCTCGAAGAGATCTAGGGACCGACCGACTTCTTCTTGCGCGCCGCGCGTCGCTTCTCGAGCTCTGCCGTGACCGCGTCGGGCGCGTAGCGGCGCTTGTCGTCTCTCATCCGCTTGGCGACGCGCTCGCGCAGCTCGGGGTCGCCGAGCGCCAGCATGCGCGCTGCCAAGAGCGCCGCGTTGCGCGCGCCGTTCACGGCCACGGCCGCGACCGGCGTGCCCGGGGGCATCTGCAGCACCGAGAGCGCGGCGTCCACGCCGTTCATGGCGCCGCCGCCGCACGGCACGCCGATCACCGGCAGGGTGGTGTGCGCTGCCGCCACGCCGGGCAGCGCCGCGGACATGCCCGCGAAGCCGATCACCACGCGATAGCCTTCCTTCTCGGCGTTCTTCACGGCGTCGACGGCCTCGTCGGGCGTGCGGTGCGCGGACAGCACGCGCACCGTGGAGCCGATCTCGAGCTCGGTCAGGGTCTCCTCGCAATCGAGCACCAGATCGAGGTCGCTCGGGCTGCCGCAGATCAGGAGCACGGTCGGGGCGGTCGATTTCATGCGCGGGATTGGAGCGTCGCCCCTCTTTCGCGTCAAGCGAATCTTCGATAACGAGTGCGCTCGATCACAGAGTGAGCGCGCGGGCATTCCGTAGCGTCCGCGGTCACTGGAAGGAGCTCGCATGAAACGGGGTTTGGGAGTGAAGAGCATTGCCGCCGTCGCGCTGGTCGTCGCGCTCGGGGCCACGGGCTGTGCGTCGAGCGGCGACCTGGCCGCCGCGCAGGCGGACGCCGCCGACGCGAAGCGCATCGCGCAGGAGGCGAACGCGAAGGCCGACCGCGCCGCCGCTGACGCCGCGGCCGCACGCGCCGCCGCCGATCAGGCTGCGGAGGAAGCAAAGAAGGCCAGCGAGAAAAGCGACCGGATCTTTCAGCGCACGCTCCACAAGTAGCGCGGACCCGGCAGCGGCCGGCGCCGATCCGCCGGCCGCCCTCGACCCGCCTGCCGAGTCACCGGGCAAGGCGAGCTTCGTCCTCGTGCTGAAAGGCGCGAGGCGGCTCTTGCTCTTGCGCGGCGACCACGTGCTGCGCGAGTACGAGGTCGCGCTCGGCCGCAACCCGAGCGGTCCGAAGCGCAATCACGGCGACGGGCGCACGCCCGAAGGGCGGTACTTGCTCGACTGGCGCATCGACGACAGCAAGTTCCACCGCGCGCTGCACGTCTCCTACCCGAACGAGCGCGACCTCGACTTCGCGCACCGGGCCGGGCTCGACGCGGGCGGAGGGGTCATGATCCACGGACTGCCGCGCGACGCGAGCTGGATCGGCGGGCTGCACAGCGACTACGACTGGACCAACGGCTGCATCGCCGTGTCGGACGACGAGATGGACGAGATCTGGGAGCTCGTGGATGACGGGACGCCGATCGAGATCCGCCCGTAGGGCGCTGCTCGCGTGCGCCGCGCTTGCCGTCGCCGCTTGCGCGCGCGCGCCCGAGGTGCCGCGCTACCTGCTCGAGAACCCGCCGCCTTCGAGCGACCTCGTGGGCAAGCTCACGTTCCGGGACACCAAGCAGGACGAGACACTGGTCGACATCGCGCCGGAGCTGCGCATCGGCTACGTGGAGCTCCTGGCCGCAAACCCCGGTGTCGACCCGTGGCTGCCGGGAGAGACGCGGCTGGCCGTGCCCGGCGCCCGGCTCCTGCCCAGCGGCAAGCGCGAAGGCATCGTGGTGAACCTGGGCGATCTGCGGCTGTACTACTTCGCGAAGGGCGCGCCGCCGCGCTCGTACCCGATCGGCATCGCCAAGGACGGCTATGCGACACCCACCGGTGTCACCTCGGTGAAGGGCAAGAAGGAGAAGCCCACCTGGGTGCCGGGTGAGTCGGCGCACCGCGACGACCCGAATCTGCCCGAGGCCATCCCGCCCGGGCCGAAGAACCCGCTGGGCGAGTACGCGCTCTATCTCGGCTGGCCCTCGTATCTCATCCACGGCACGAACGAGCCGCGCGGGGTGGGGCGCCACTCGAGCCGCGGCTGCATCCGGCTCTACCCGGAGGACATCGCGGAGCTGTTTGCCAAGGTCGACGTGGGCACACCCGTGCGCGTGGTGAACGAGCCGGTGAAGCTGGGCTGGATCGCGGGCGAGCTGTATCTCGAGGTGAACCCCGACCCCGACCAGTCACTCGAGCTCGACGAGACCGGGAAGATCGCCGCACCCAAGCCCGCCCGAGGCCTGCGCGAGCTCGTGACGCGCGTCGCGGGCAAGGAGGCCAAGCGCATCGACTGGCCGCTCGTCGAGAAGGCGGGGCAGAAGCGGATCGGGGTGCCGACCCGGATCACGAAGCCCAGCCCGCCGCCCGCGGCTGCGCCCGCTGCCCCGGCCCCGAAGTCCGGCTGAAAAAATCGCTTGCCTCGCCTTCCTGGTTCGTGTATGTAGCGATCGTTACAGAACGGAGGGGCCAAGAAATGGACGCGAGCGAGTACCTGGGCCGGGTCCGAGACCTCCTGCCGGCGCTGCGCGAGCGCGCGCCGGAGTGCGAGGCGCTGCGGCGCGTGCCCGACGAGACGTTCAAGGAGTTCCAGGCGCGCGGGCTGCTGCGCGCGCTCCAGCCCAAGCGCTGGGGCGGGTTCGAGCTCGACCCCTGGACGTTCTACGAGGCCGTGATGGAGGTCGCGGGCGCGTGCGCGTCGAGCGGCTGGGTGCTGGGCGTGCTGGGCGTGCACAACTGGCAGCTCGGGCTCTTCGCCGAGGCCGCGCAGCGCGACGTGTGGGGCAACGACAGCTCGGTGAACGTCTCCTCGTCCTACGCGCCCACGGGCAAGGTCGAGCGCGTGCCGGGCGGCTTCCGGCTCTCGGGCCGCTGGTCGTTCTCGAGCGGCTGCGACCACTGTGACTGGGTATTCCTGGGCGGAGTCGCTCCCGGCGAGGGTCCGCTGCCCGACATGCGCACCTATCTGGTTCCGCGCAGCGACTACCGCATCGACGACAACTGGCGCGTCGCGGGTCTGTGCGGCACCGGCAGCAAGGACATCGTGGTGGACAGCGCGTTCGTGCCCGAGCACCGCACGCACCGCTTCGTCGACGGGTTCTCGCTGAAGAGCCCGGGCCAGGAAGTGAACCCCGGCGTGCTGTTCCGCCTGCCGTTCGGCTGCGTGTTCGCGTGCGCGATCGCGGTGCCGGCGATCGGCGCGGCCCAGGCCGCACTGGGTCACTTCACGAGTCTCACGCGCGGGCGCGTGAGCGCCGCGGCGGGCGCCAAGGCGGCCGAGGACCCGTTTGCGCAGGCGCGGCTGGCCGATGCGGCGGCCGCGGTCGACGCGGCGCGTGAGTCCATGCGGCGTGACTGGCGCGAGCTCATGGCGCTGGCCGAGGCGGGGCAGGGCATTCCGCTCGGGCCGCGCGTGCGCGCGCGCTTCGACGCGGGCCAGGCCGTGGCGCGCGGCGTGCACGCCGTGGACCGCTTGTTCGAGGCCAGCGGCGGCCGCGCGATCTTCCTCGACAACCCGATCCAACGCGTGTTCCGCGACGTGCACGCCATGCGCGCGCACGCCATCAACAACCCGGACAAGGCCAGCCGGATGTTCGGCCGCTTCGAGCTCGCGCCCGACGCGCCGCCATCCGACGCCACCGACCTCTTCATCTGACTCACGACAAAGGAGACTCGAGCATGACTTCCGTACGACAGCTCGGCTATCTCGGCCTGGAAGTGAGCGACCTCCCGCGCTGGGAGAAGTTCGCGGTGGATCTCCTGGGCCTCGAGCCGGGCCGGCGCGGCGCCGACGGCTCGCTGGCGCTGCGCCTGGACCAGTACGAGCAGCGCATCGTGCTGCACCCCGGCCCGGCCGACGACCTGCGCTATCTCGGCTTCGAGGCGGCGAACGACGCCGAGCTCGAGGCGCTGGGCGCGGGGCTGGTGCGCGCGGGCTACACCGTGACCGAGGGCAAGCCCGAGACTGCCGCGGCGCGCCGCGTGACTCGCCTGCTCGAGACGGCCGATCCGACCGGCATTCCGGTCGAGCTCTACGTGGGCGCGGCGCTCGCGCAAAAGCCCTTCACCTCGCCGCGAGTCAGCTCGGGCTTCGTCGCCGGCGAAGAGGGCCTGGGTCACGCCGTGATCTGCGCCAAGGACCCCGAAGCCACCGAGCGCTTCTATCTCGAGCTGCTGGGCATGCGGCTCAGCGACCGGGTGAAGATCGCGCTGAATCCCCAGTTCACGCTCGAGATCCGCTTCCTGCACGCGAACCCGCGCCATCACTCGATCGCGTTCGCCTCGGTGCCCATGCCCAAGCGCCTGCACCACTTCATGATCGAGGTGCGCTCGCCCGACGACGTGGGCCGCGCGCACGACCGCATGGTCGAGGCGGGCCAGAGCTTCAGCATGGACCTGGGCAAGCACCCCAACGACGGGATGTTCTCGTTCTACGCCAAGACGCCCTCGGGCTTCGACGTGGAGTTCGGCTCGGGCGGCGTGAAGGTCGACGACGCGACCTGGTCGGTGAAGACCTACGACCACGTGAGCAC
This window encodes:
- the lysA gene encoding diaminopimelate decarboxylase, with translation MVEKRVDPELCVRLAREYGTPYFLYDAGVIRAQLARLRAFDVVRFAQKALSNLHVLRLMRAEGALVDAVSAGELERALRAGYTGAGEPAGVVFTADVIDPETLDRVIALDVPVNAGSADMLEQVGARRPGHRVWLRVNPGFGHGHSRKTNTGGPWSKHGIWHEHLGEALRSIEKHRLDLVGLHMHIGSGADFAHLRRVCDAMVSQVRALGLDLRAISGGGGLPIPYRRGEPEFDTAALHSLWDAARREIEAALGHRVSLEIEPGRFLVAQSGVLVSTVRAVKRMDATRFLLVDAGFNDLMRPAMYGSYHEISVLRARGEAASGATEPTVVAGPLCESGDVFTQEEGGVVVTRELPSAVVGDLVVLHDAGAYAASQASNYNSRPHLPELLLDGGHVREIRRRQTIDDLLDLEEI
- the purE gene encoding 5-(carboxyamino)imidazole ribonucleotide mutase, which encodes MKSTAPTVLLICGSPSDLDLVLDCEETLTELEIGSTVRVLSAHRTPDEAVDAVKNAEKEGYRVVIGFAGMSAALPGVAAAHTTLPVIGVPCGGGAMNGVDAALSVLQMPPGTPVAAVAVNGARNAALLAARMLALGDPELRERVAKRMRDDKRRYAPDAVTAELEKRRAARKKKSVGP
- a CDS encoding NUDIX hydrolase; this translates as MTDPRAPLLDQLARYLGRHPEERIAVDHVIQFVRANPDCFERTCVPGHVTGSAWIVSPDRRAFLLAHHAKLGRWLQCGGHSDGDPDTPAVALREAREESGLAKLEFAQRDSLGPVPFDVDVHVFPARGGEPAHLHHDVRYLLLAAPGEEPRASSESNALRWFPAEVDHPELAHESLARLVRKARAWIAAEPRSASRPARCP
- a CDS encoding DUF4142 domain-containing protein; the protein is MSWWLTVLLGVLAFVGCQRPTTPQEREQSFLDRAGSAGMLQARLADVALSHCVRREIYDHARHVLEDWTDARKALTRAARADDLELPSDLSEPHQEEYIRVAAARGPEFDQAYLLAAIEADAAAVADFREEKTSFRSETAKWAAAELPELERRLAAARRLAAQEESPAVRISAATSE
- a CDS encoding LLM class flavin-dependent oxidoreductase, producing the protein MRFGIFYELSVPRPFAPGVERSVYENALEQVRLADELGFDFVWAVEHHFLEEYSHCSAPELFLTACAMQTRRIRVGHGAVVCVPKMNHPVRIAERAAVLDILSGGRLELGTARSSTWSELAGFEIDPDTTKQTWDETIRALPRMWTEERFSWRGMSFSVPERAILPKPVQQPHPPLWVTVTSPGTELDAAERGIGCLGVAAASFKEQERRTSEYRRRIASCTPIGAVNSQVATLNFLYCHEDPAEAARTGLGMLGLFTQANTQLLFTREAYPTRAYGSLANLAPSPARREGSPGDSSGIPEGMAIGDPDRIVRAIKEWESIGVDGVNFLLNAMEAIPQEKVLASLRLFAREVMPVFRRNGAR
- a CDS encoding PaaX family transcriptional regulator — its product is MSPSPKSVVLDLLQSTRGRSLPVRALVEAAALFGLAENGLRVALLRLVARGLVERDGPGRYRLAASAQPVSKRVGGWFAADQRALRWEGGWLGVLTHGARGGRAARRGDARALAFLGFARLAPGLWVRPDNLRGGVTAAREALLELGLDRHASVLRLSELDPRTEARARALWDAEALVAAQRQAREALERSAAKLERLTPAEAMVETFLVGGRAIREIALDPCLPEAIAPERERRALVAAMREYDRVGRACWREFMKAHDAPHRTSPANLAGLSDEARAAALGSH
- a CDS encoding fatty acid desaturase family protein, with the protein product MSTSPETWEAWNWRDALSIEERRELLQVDDLHGWLSIAFDWAVVFGAMALVAWAPNPLTIVLALCLIGARQLGFAILMHEAAHRSLFGTRWLNDWAGNWLCAYPIWAEVEPYRRYHLVHHAKTGTAEDPDLGLVTPFPITRDSFRRKVIRDLSGQTGLKQAKAVFMRDLGWGRGNQRDQGMSRGERPDVGWRKLAPVVATNLVLLAVLWAAGHPALYLLWPAAWLTTYRLVTRIRSIAEHALTPDANDALNNTRTTVARWWERLLIAPNRVNYHLEHHLMMTVPHYKLPRFHRLLRERGVLDRACVSYGYLGVLRNAASKAG
- the bfr gene encoding bacterioferritin, with amino-acid sequence MRGDPAVIEALNGILTAELTGINQYYVHAKMCQNWGYQRLWKHNYDEAIDEMKHADKVIERILFLDGVPNMQRYMPVRVGETVVEQFKLDLQMELDAVKRYNDAIALAGQKGDAGTREILEHLLKGEEESVDWHEAQLGMIETISAERYLAEQMKD
- a CDS encoding alanine-zipper protein → MKSIAAVALVVALGATGCASSGDLAAAQADAADAKRIAQEANAKADRAAADAAAARAAADQAAEEAKKASEKSDRIFQRTLHK